In the Colletotrichum lupini chromosome 1, complete sequence genome, one interval contains:
- a CDS encoding integral membrane protein DUF6 encodes MSEQKQNHDNLFVPRNTEAKLRSDGEPEHTDEASQRLSIDSKMSWSHDHGKELSALPDPDSFRRLSTSPFQNGRTSPLPGAEYPPTVLQSSQKNTKLAAFWQTNKGVVLVALSQLFGALMNLTARLLELEGEGMHPLQVLFARQSVTMVCCCLYMYYMKTPDFPFGKKEIRWLLVARGVTGFFGIFGMWYSMMYLPLAEATVITFLAPSVAGYVCYLALREPFTRNEQIGTVIAFFGVVLIAHPTSLFSGDSTSTAAATAPETPGPNNGTMTSTLPGLNHQATTAERLMAIGVAIVGVFGAAGAFTTIRWIGKRAHPLISVNYFATWCTIVCTVVLTTAPMLEIGQPALRWGLSQTGRQWLFLVLLGVFGFVMQFLLTAGLGTDRSNRANAMVYTHMLFAAGFDRFIFGNVMGWMSLAGCGLIIGSALWVVLTKRASAPKREADVEVANVRDTEAVPMLADMDGGRDEDFELQRVR; translated from the coding sequence ATGTCCGAACAGAAGCAGAACCATGATAACCTATTCGTTCCTCGAAACACCGAGGCCAAGTTGAGGTCTGATGGAGAACCAGAACACACTGATGAAGCCAGTCAGAGGTTATCAATAGACAGCAAGATGTCCTGGTCACACGACCATGGGAAGGAACTCTCAGCCCTACCAGATCCAGATTCGTTCCGCAGATTATCCACGAGCCCGTTCCAGAATGGGAGGACGTCACCGTTACCAGGGGCAGAGTACCCTCCAACAGTATTACAGAGTTCTCAAAAGAATACGAAACTGGCGGCGTTCTGGCAGACCAACAAAGGCGTCGTCTTGGTGGCATTATCACAACTGTTCGGTGCTCTGATGAATCTCACAGCAAGGCTCCTCGAGCTCGAAGGCGAAGGAATGCACCCACTCCAGGTGCTCTTCGCCCGGCAAAGCGTCACGATGGTCTGTTGCTGCCTCTACATGTACTACATGAAGACGCCCGACTTCCCCTTTGGAAAAAAGGAAATCAGATGGCTTCTCGTTGCCAGAGGCGTGACGGGCTTCTTCGGCATCTTTGGCATGTGGTACTCGATGATGTATCTCCCCCTCGCCGAGGCCACCGTCATAACCTTCCTGGCCCCCAGCGTCGCCGGCTACGTGTGCTATCTCGCCCTCCGCGAACCGTTTACCAGAAACGAGCAGATCGGCACCGTCATCGCCTTCTTCGGCGTCGTCCTCATCGCCCACCCGACCTCGCTCTTCTCCGGGGACTCGACGTCCAcggccgccgccaccgcgCCGGAAACCCCGGGCCCGAATAATGGGACGATGACTTCGACGCTGCCGGGACTGAACCACCAGGCTACGACGGCGGAGCGGCTAATGGCCATCGGGGTTGCGATAGTGGGTGTTTTCGGCGCCGCCGGAGCATTCACGACAATCCGGTGGATCGGGAAGAGGGCGCACCCGCTCATCTCGGTGAACTACTTTGCGACGTGGTGCACCATCGTCTGCACCGTCGTGCTCACCACCGCGCCCATGCTCGAGATCGGACAACCCGCCCTGCGATGGGGTCTATCACAGACGGGACGGCAGTGGCTCTTCCTCGTGCTGCTGGGCGTGTTCGGGTTCGTAATGCAGTTCCTCCTCACGGCGGGGCTCGGCACGGATCGGTCGAATAGGGCGAACGCCATGGTGTATACGCACATGCTCTTCGCGGCAGGGTTCGACCGGTTCATCTTTGGCAACGTCATGGGGTGGATGAGCCTTGCGGGCTGCGGGCTGATCATCGGAAGTGCGCTTTGGGTGGTGCTGACGAAGAGAGCATCGGCGCCCAAGAGGGAGGCGGATGTGGAGGTTGCCAATGTGCGGGATACGGAGGCTGTGCCGATGTTGGCTGATATGGATGGTGGAAGGGACGAAGATTTTGAGCTTCAGAGAGTGAGGTGA